One genomic window of Maribacter aquivivus includes the following:
- a CDS encoding exopolysaccharide biosynthesis polyprenyl glycosylphosphotransferase — MKYRNSDYIIPISIFLNLCIINGVLLILTPETYLNVFNIAYYNISWLFIAFILNYYTTDRKELFFTRFHKIIQILFVYFLSYFALFAIRDESIPSISYQYVVFAILSICLIWYRVLFFWVRGKFRVIGRNSVKVVVLGRDRNLKKIRKVFDNPTFGYFYSGYFSDNESKSPTYLGQIKDSFGYILNYDIDIIYCVASNFSEDELKNFVDFADNNLIRFKVILDDMDVFNRAMSVETYNTTPVLNLRNVPLDTEYGRIIKRAFDIIFSGLVILLILSWLTPILYILIKIDSPGDFYFKQMRHGYKRQTFWCYKYRSMTVNKESDSQMAKKGDMRVTRIGKFIRKTSIDELPQFINVFKGDMSIVGPRPHMVVHTTDFEKSVDKYLVRHFVKPGITGLAQIMGYRGEIIKPSDIKNRTRLDIFYVERWSMGLDIHILFYTIYNVIKGEEKAY, encoded by the coding sequence ATGAAATACCGTAACTCAGACTATATAATTCCGATCTCTATATTCTTAAATTTATGTATCATAAATGGAGTGCTCTTAATATTGACTCCAGAGACCTATTTGAATGTATTTAATATTGCTTACTATAATATCAGCTGGCTGTTTATTGCGTTTATTTTAAACTACTACACTACTGACAGAAAGGAGCTTTTTTTTACGAGGTTCCATAAAATCATACAAATTCTCTTTGTCTATTTCCTTTCTTATTTTGCATTGTTTGCCATAAGAGATGAAAGCATACCATCTATTAGTTATCAATATGTAGTATTTGCAATTTTATCAATTTGCCTTATTTGGTATAGGGTATTATTCTTTTGGGTAAGAGGTAAGTTTAGGGTTATTGGTCGAAATAGTGTTAAGGTAGTAGTACTCGGTAGAGACAGAAATTTAAAGAAAATCAGAAAAGTTTTTGACAACCCTACTTTTGGTTATTTCTATTCGGGATATTTTTCGGATAATGAATCAAAAAGCCCTACATATTTGGGTCAAATAAAGGATTCTTTTGGCTATATCTTAAATTATGATATAGACATTATATACTGTGTAGCTTCTAATTTTAGTGAAGATGAACTAAAGAACTTTGTAGATTTTGCCGATAATAATTTAATACGATTTAAAGTTATTTTGGATGATATGGATGTGTTTAATCGTGCTATGTCAGTAGAAACTTACAATACTACCCCTGTACTTAATCTACGAAATGTGCCATTAGATACCGAATATGGTCGTATCATTAAACGTGCTTTTGATATTATTTTTTCTGGTTTGGTGATTCTTTTAATACTGTCATGGCTAACCCCTATATTATATATATTAATTAAAATAGATTCTCCAGGAGATTTTTATTTTAAACAAATGAGACATGGGTACAAAAGGCAAACATTTTGGTGTTATAAATATCGTTCCATGACGGTGAATAAAGAATCCGACTCTCAAATGGCGAAGAAGGGTGATATGAGAGTTACAAGAATTGGTAAGTTTATACGTAAAACCAGTATAGATGAATTACCTCAATTTATAAATGTGTTTAAAGGAGATATGAGTATTGTAGGGCCAAGACCTCATATGGTGGTTCATACTACAGATTTCGAGAAGTCAGTAGATAAATATTTGGTACGTCATTTTGTAAAACCAGGTATCACAGGTTTAGCTCAAATAATGGGTTATAGAGGTGAAATTATCAAACCCTCTGATATTAAGAATCGTACGCGATTAGATATCTTTTATGTAGAACGATGGTCTATGGGTTTAGATATACATATTCTTTTTTACACTATATATAATGTAATTAAGGGTGAAGAAAAGGCTTACTAA
- a CDS encoding collagen-like triple helix repeat-containing protein, translating into MKHFQFTTYITFLCLLTTQVILAQIKIGDNPENINSSSLLELESTTHTLVVSRISSSQMQTINALRGALVYNTDIECLFFFDGTQWNNLCNNTITDPEVITGPEGPQGEPGPQGEQGIQGEPGIEGPQGEQGIQGEPGTAGTGTSENITIVNNENGTYTVTTDDDTFLIETAGHTGINGALFFGDSAGAPTFDQANLFYDNNTKRLGIGTITPRTALEVIGLITASRIQNGRGSAGYPGYHFQGSTSTGLYVPQTNQLGFSANGQEAMRIIENGNVGVNVQNPLATLHVGGNLIVDGTLTTSGGTYKTETNSTVLKSIRRLSNSKEALTITDETLILEESVSQLIFPYTSTEQSGLLFILKNIGNSNISLNIQYKDLKNRNMTVLNKNSTIWLQFDGIEWQQIQ; encoded by the coding sequence ATGAAACATTTTCAATTCACCACATATATTACGTTTTTATGTTTGCTCACAACACAAGTGATATTAGCCCAAATTAAAATTGGTGACAATCCTGAGAATATTAATAGTTCATCACTTTTAGAACTGGAAAGCACCACTCATACACTTGTAGTAAGTCGTATTTCTTCAAGTCAAATGCAAACCATAAATGCTTTGAGGGGTGCATTGGTTTATAATACCGATATTGAATGTCTTTTCTTTTTTGATGGAACCCAATGGAATAATCTGTGTAACAATACAATTACTGACCCAGAAGTAATTACTGGACCAGAAGGTCCCCAAGGTGAACCAGGTCCTCAAGGGGAACAGGGTATTCAAGGTGAACCAGGTATCGAAGGTCCTCAAGGTGAACAGGGTATTCAAGGTGAACCAGGAACCGCCGGAACAGGAACTAGCGAAAATATAACTATAGTTAATAATGAAAATGGCACTTATACAGTAACTACAGATGATGATACATTTTTAATTGAGACAGCTGGTCACACGGGTATAAATGGAGCTCTGTTTTTTGGAGATAGCGCTGGTGCTCCAACCTTTGACCAAGCTAATCTCTTTTACGACAATAACACCAAAAGGCTAGGGATAGGCACTATAACTCCTAGAACAGCACTAGAGGTAATTGGTTTAATCACTGCAAGTAGAATTCAAAATGGTAGAGGTTCAGCTGGTTATCCTGGTTATCATTTTCAAGGAAGTACATCAACAGGTCTCTACGTTCCTCAAACTAATCAATTAGGCTTTTCGGCGAATGGTCAAGAAGCAATGCGCATAATTGAAAATGGCAATGTTGGCGTCAACGTACAAAACCCATTAGCTACTTTACATGTTGGAGGCAACTTAATCGTTGACGGTACATTAACCACCTCTGGCGGCACTTATAAAACAGAAACCAATAGCACCGTTTTAAAATCAATCAGAAGACTATCCAATTCGAAAGAAGCTTTAACTATCACAGATGAAACTTTAATATTAGAAGAAAGCGTATCGCAATTAATTTTCCCTTACACTTCAACAGAACAATCTGGGCTGCTTTTTATTTTAAAAAACATAGGTAACAGCAACATATCTTTAAACATTCAATATAAAGATCTTAAAAATAGAAATATGACTGTTTTAAATAAAAATAGCACAATCTGGCTTCAGTTTGATGGTATTGAATGGCAACAAATACAATAA
- a CDS encoding lipopolysaccharide biosynthesis protein: MRKLINFFLNKINSSSDRTKNIIKHIGWSSLFKAGSVLISFLLVPLTITYLNNENYGIWLTLSSFISWFTFLDVGLGKGLQNKFAEAKANKEYDLAKAYVSCAYFTIGIVSLILVFIFFILNKYINWAQVFNANDSLNDSLNILLPIIFTFFGFQLVSKLIVSIYIADQHHSINIKIEFFTRVFSLLAVWILIKTTESSLLIYGCILSILPFLVLLVLNLIGFKGEYRHFKPVLSLWKRKYLKDITGVGLNFFVIQISTLILFSTDNFIIAKLFTAADVVPYNVAFKYFSIMVMLFTIIVTPYWSSITEAYTNNDFLWIKNSIKRLQILWFAVPICLLVMLALSNWFYNFWVGDKVNVEFNLSFSMAIFAMLMTFNMIYVNFINGVGKIKLQLYLGIFSMIINIPLSIFFSKILQLGLSGVVLATCFSLLLQSILSPIQYFKIINGKAKGIWNK; encoded by the coding sequence TTGAGAAAGTTGATAAATTTTTTTTTAAATAAAATAAATTCTAGTTCTGATCGTACTAAAAATATTATTAAACATATTGGATGGTCTTCTTTATTTAAAGCAGGTAGTGTTTTAATAAGCTTTCTCCTTGTTCCACTTACAATAACCTATTTAAATAATGAAAACTATGGAATTTGGCTTACTTTAAGTTCTTTTATAAGCTGGTTTACTTTTTTAGATGTAGGCTTAGGCAAAGGGCTTCAAAATAAATTTGCAGAAGCAAAAGCTAATAAGGAATATGATTTAGCAAAGGCGTATGTAAGTTGTGCTTATTTTACTATAGGTATTGTGAGTTTAATTTTGGTTTTCATATTTTTTATTCTAAATAAATATATAAACTGGGCTCAAGTATTTAATGCAAATGACTCATTAAATGATTCCTTAAATATTTTATTACCTATTATTTTTACTTTCTTTGGTTTTCAGTTAGTTAGTAAATTAATCGTTTCAATATACATAGCAGATCAACATCATTCTATTAATATAAAAATTGAATTCTTTACAAGAGTATTTTCATTGTTAGCTGTTTGGATTCTTATAAAAACTACGGAAAGTTCATTATTAATTTATGGGTGTATTTTGTCTATACTTCCATTTCTTGTTCTATTAGTGCTGAATTTAATAGGTTTTAAAGGGGAATACAGGCACTTTAAGCCTGTGTTAAGTCTTTGGAAACGAAAATATTTAAAAGATATAACGGGTGTTGGACTTAATTTTTTTGTTATTCAAATTTCAACATTAATACTTTTTTCTACAGATAATTTTATTATAGCAAAATTGTTTACAGCGGCAGATGTTGTTCCTTATAATGTAGCATTCAAGTATTTTTCTATTATGGTCATGTTGTTTACGATAATAGTGACTCCTTATTGGTCTTCAATAACTGAGGCATATACTAATAATGATTTTCTTTGGATTAAAAATTCTATAAAAAGATTACAAATACTGTGGTTTGCAGTACCAATATGTTTATTAGTAATGTTGGCACTCTCTAATTGGTTTTATAATTTTTGGGTAGGAGACAAAGTCAACGTTGAATTTAACTTATCTTTTTCTATGGCTATTTTTGCGATGTTAATGACCTTTAATATGATTTATGTTAACTTTATTAATGGTGTAGGTAAAATTAAATTACAATTGTACTTAGGGATATTTAGTATGATAATTAATATTCCCTTGAGTATTTTTTTTTCAAAAATACTTCAGTTAGGGTTATCAGGTGTTGTTTTAGCAACATGTTTTTCCTTGTTATTACAATCCATTTTGTCACCAATTCAATATTTTAAAATTATTAATGGAAAGGCTAAAGGTATTTGGAATAAATAA
- a CDS encoding acyltransferase, translating to MLKKFLIKYFIFRNKILFKKKGISHGKHLMVMGPIQLLVMGELKVGNHFNMISGIMTNALGRNLKSTLRVDLGAKIIIGDNVGMSCVSIWSKEEIIIGDNVKLGANVIVFDSDMHSLDYQLRRDISTDGINSKSSPIVIEDDVFIGANSIITKGVKIGRQAIIAAGSVVVKSIPERQTWGGNPARFIKENTK from the coding sequence ATGTTGAAAAAATTTTTGATAAAATATTTTATTTTTAGAAATAAAATTCTTTTTAAAAAAAAGGGAATATCTCATGGTAAACATTTAATGGTAATGGGACCTATTCAATTACTTGTAATGGGTGAATTGAAGGTTGGGAATCATTTTAATATGATTAGCGGTATTATGACTAATGCCCTTGGAAGAAATTTAAAATCAACTTTGAGAGTGGACCTAGGTGCTAAAATAATAATCGGAGATAATGTAGGTATGAGTTGTGTTTCAATTTGGAGTAAGGAAGAAATAATAATTGGTGATAATGTAAAATTGGGAGCTAATGTTATAGTTTTTGATTCTGATATGCATTCATTAGATTATCAATTAAGGAGAGATATATCTACTGACGGGATAAACTCTAAAAGTTCACCTATAGTTATTGAGGATGATGTGTTTATAGGAGCTAATTCTATTATAACCAAAGGAGTTAAAATTGGTAGGCAAGCTATTATAGCAGCAGGAAGTGTTGTAGTGAAATCAATTCCTGAGAGACAAACTTGGGGTGGAAATCCAGCAAGATTTATTAAAGAAAATACAAAATAG
- a CDS encoding glycosyltransferase, whose product MRKLIFDIAITGHHSEYIEHLVNYLESQVLINDIYYFVIHPELLERFPRIKDKSRENNKINFVPISKEELRGVVSVKKIKNSLAQFKIMNHYAKILDIDHVISLDFHSIKYGVLLKKPAFTISSILFLQFFRLPKKTLNEKMEYYKRYFIIKWAVANKQIKNVFVLNDDRTVDFMNKEFNTNCFQILPDPIPVLKPLESFNINKYYNISPGRKIFLHIGSLGDRKGTNEVIESTFCLDEDVQRSIAIVLVGKASFLEDEKKYHAKMRLVQNKTEVQIIWDNQFVTREMMKSLFDNCDAVLLPYKNAEFSSGILGHAAASRKTVIATGAGLIQELVNKYNLGILLEKPDADSIAEKISFFLKDKPATSMADDFVAEHNPNKFCKVLLQIK is encoded by the coding sequence TTGAGGAAATTAATTTTTGACATAGCAATTACAGGTCATCATTCAGAGTATATTGAACATCTTGTAAATTATTTAGAATCTCAAGTTCTAATAAATGATATTTATTATTTTGTAATACATCCAGAATTACTTGAAAGATTTCCTAGAATTAAAGATAAGTCTAGAGAAAATAATAAGATTAATTTTGTACCAATTTCAAAAGAAGAATTAAGGGGGGTTGTATCCGTAAAAAAAATTAAAAATTCTCTAGCTCAATTTAAAATAATGAATCACTATGCAAAAATCTTGGACATAGACCATGTGATTTCATTAGATTTTCATTCTATAAAATATGGTGTTCTTTTAAAAAAGCCAGCATTTACTATTAGTAGCATTTTATTTCTTCAGTTTTTCCGCTTACCGAAGAAAACTCTAAATGAAAAAATGGAATATTATAAGCGTTATTTTATCATTAAATGGGCCGTAGCAAATAAGCAAATAAAAAATGTATTTGTACTAAATGATGATAGGACAGTAGACTTTATGAATAAAGAATTCAACACAAATTGTTTTCAAATATTACCCGATCCAATACCCGTTTTAAAACCATTAGAGAGTTTCAATATTAACAAATATTATAACATATCACCTGGAAGAAAGATTTTTTTACATATTGGCTCTTTAGGTGATAGAAAAGGTACTAATGAGGTTATTGAATCAACTTTTTGTTTAGATGAAGATGTTCAAAGAAGTATAGCAATTGTATTAGTCGGAAAGGCAAGCTTTTTGGAAGATGAAAAAAAATATCATGCTAAAATGAGATTGGTCCAAAATAAAACAGAAGTACAGATAATATGGGATAATCAATTTGTAACTCGCGAAATGATGAAAAGTTTATTTGATAATTGTGATGCAGTTTTATTGCCTTATAAAAATGCTGAATTTTCTAGTGGAATTCTAGGGCATGCTGCAGCTTCTCGAAAAACAGTTATAGCAACGGGTGCGGGATTAATTCAAGAATTAGTTAATAAGTATAATTTAGGTATTCTTTTAGAAAAACCTGATGCTGATTCAATAGCAGAAAAAATCTCTTTTTTTTTAAAAGATAAGCCTGCTACAAGTATGGCAGATGATTTTGTGGCAGAACATAACCCAAATAAATTTTGTAAGGTTTTACTTCAAATCAAATAA
- a CDS encoding O-antigen ligase family protein has protein sequence MNYLNQYKSKYHFSVNFWSVLLVFTFVPDLLGIENGIVKYGFWALRCASAFWVVFNYKKKIYHLNSSEKLFFFVIIIFFINIFIDVLLENNRNGYGTTVDLAAFAIAILVSFSFRYDPMFSGQKSFNFFALTLALGLFVAFFLAVPSPLPWVGRMDANSSFNTINYGQLGCAMSLVSIYSLTKTKNIWYKILWVLGVFLGLLSIMKAGSRSPIVVLFVVVLFFLFAKSGFSKGLILSVSLLLFLWFMSDFLIEIADSMGSSLPARILSALESGESSGRDKIYANTLSLINDSLYFGDSYLIPSGIGKGGYPHNYILEAFLTCGLFGGIPFLIMLLLSLYKSYNLLRDGHQSGWIVVIFVQLCTFGMFSSSLSSSQDFWALSFFILSIDISEKHNRKRLPEET, from the coding sequence ATGAATTATTTAAATCAATACAAAAGTAAGTATCATTTTTCTGTTAATTTCTGGAGTGTTTTATTGGTTTTTACATTTGTTCCGGATTTGTTAGGAATAGAAAACGGTATAGTTAAATATGGCTTTTGGGCTTTAAGATGTGCAAGTGCCTTTTGGGTAGTTTTTAACTACAAGAAGAAAATTTATCATTTAAACTCTTCTGAGAAATTATTCTTTTTTGTAATAATTATTTTTTTTATTAACATCTTCATTGATGTTTTATTAGAAAATAATAGGAATGGATACGGTACTACAGTAGATTTAGCTGCATTCGCAATTGCAATATTAGTATCATTTTCCTTTAGATATGATCCAATGTTTTCTGGTCAAAAATCATTTAATTTTTTTGCACTTACACTCGCTTTAGGCCTTTTTGTCGCTTTTTTTTTAGCAGTACCTAGCCCTTTACCTTGGGTTGGTAGAATGGATGCAAACTCAAGTTTTAATACTATTAATTACGGTCAATTGGGCTGTGCAATGAGTCTAGTGTCTATATATAGTTTAACAAAAACTAAAAATATTTGGTATAAAATATTATGGGTATTAGGTGTGTTTTTAGGTCTTTTGTCAATTATGAAAGCAGGATCAAGATCACCTATTGTTGTGTTATTTGTGGTAGTTTTATTTTTTCTTTTTGCTAAATCTGGTTTTTCTAAAGGTCTTATATTATCTGTTTCACTATTACTTTTTTTATGGTTTATGTCTGATTTTTTAATTGAAATAGCAGATTCTATGGGCAGTAGTTTGCCAGCAAGAATACTATCGGCATTAGAGTCGGGTGAGTCAAGTGGGCGAGATAAAATTTACGCTAATACTCTATCTTTAATTAATGATTCTCTTTACTTTGGAGATTCATATTTAATTCCCTCAGGTATTGGTAAGGGTGGCTATCCACATAACTATATATTAGAGGCTTTTTTGACGTGCGGGCTATTTGGTGGTATACCTTTTTTAATTATGCTGTTATTATCACTTTATAAATCCTACAACTTACTTCGAGATGGGCATCAATCTGGTTGGATAGTTGTAATATTTGTTCAACTATGTACTTTTGGTATGTTTAGTTCATCTCTAAGTAGTTCTCAAGACTTTTGGGCATTAAGTTTTTTCATTCTATCTATTGATATTTCTGAAAAGCATAATAGAAAAAGGCTTCCAGAAGAAACTTAA
- a CDS encoding glycosyltransferase family protein: MEYDNLSPIILFTYNRLEELKQTIAALQNNKLANNSILYVYSDGAKTANDNIAVDAVRDFLKTVSGFKDVILKFSEKNKGLAPSIIEGVTTILEKHGKVIVLEDDLLVSDNFLSFMNSGLDYYYKNPSILSICGYNMKVEKQKADNYLFDMFFAKRSSSWGWATWKNKWKGIDWNVEDYDAFSQNREQRKAFNECGSDMFGMLKRQQQGKINSWAVRYNYHQFKNDLWSVFPITSKVKNIGFSSEATHTNQKYSRFDVNLDKSGKTDFKFTEEIVLDIDIQKQFKDVNSIKNRIIYKIKNLF, encoded by the coding sequence ATGGAATATGATAACTTAAGTCCAATTATTCTTTTTACGTATAATCGTTTAGAAGAGTTAAAGCAGACTATAGCAGCTTTACAAAACAATAAGTTAGCGAATAATAGTATTCTATATGTGTATTCTGATGGCGCTAAAACGGCTAATGATAATATAGCTGTGGATGCAGTTAGAGATTTTTTAAAAACAGTTTCTGGATTTAAAGATGTGATTTTAAAATTTTCTGAAAAGAATAAGGGTTTAGCTCCTTCCATTATTGAGGGAGTAACCACAATTTTGGAGAAGCATGGGAAAGTTATTGTTTTGGAAGATGATCTATTGGTAAGTGATAATTTTTTATCATTTATGAATAGTGGGCTTGATTACTATTATAAAAACCCATCTATTTTATCTATTTGTGGGTATAATATGAAAGTGGAAAAACAAAAAGCGGACAATTATTTATTTGATATGTTTTTCGCAAAACGATCGTCTTCATGGGGTTGGGCAACTTGGAAAAATAAATGGAAAGGAATTGATTGGAATGTAGAAGATTATGACGCCTTTTCTCAAAATAGAGAGCAACGTAAAGCATTTAACGAATGTGGAAGTGATATGTTTGGGATGTTAAAAAGACAGCAACAAGGTAAAATTAATTCATGGGCAGTTCGTTATAATTATCATCAATTTAAGAATGATTTGTGGAGTGTGTTTCCGATAACATCTAAAGTCAAGAATATTGGTTTTAGTAGTGAGGCAACACATACAAATCAGAAATACAGTCGTTTTGATGTTAACTTAGATAAATCTGGTAAAACTGATTTTAAATTTACAGAAGAGATTGTATTGGATATAGATATACAAAAACAATTTAAGGATGTAAATAGTATTAAGAACCGTATTATCTACAAGATTAAAAATCTTTTTTAA
- a CDS encoding serine O-acetyltransferase, translating into MLKTVFQDWNYNKGNIKARLILVGFRIAHLAIKTRLLFIILIPHLIIYRVIVEWFLGVELPYKTIIGKGLKIYHGQALVVNDGTIIGFNCTLRNSTTIGNKIYMDGNPSKSPVIGNNVDIGCNVSIIGPVVIGDNVIIGAGSVIVKNVPSNSIVAGNPARVIKFVD; encoded by the coding sequence ATGCTTAAAACAGTATTCCAAGATTGGAATTATAATAAAGGTAATATTAAAGCCCGCCTTATTCTAGTTGGCTTTAGAATTGCACATCTAGCAATTAAAACAAGATTACTTTTTATTATTCTTATTCCTCATTTAATAATTTATCGTGTAATTGTTGAGTGGTTTTTAGGTGTAGAATTACCTTATAAGACCATAATTGGTAAAGGGCTTAAAATATATCACGGTCAAGCCTTAGTAGTTAATGATGGGACAATAATAGGCTTTAATTGCACTTTAAGAAACTCAACTACCATTGGTAATAAAATATATATGGATGGTAACCCATCTAAAAGCCCTGTAATAGGCAACAACGTAGATATTGGTTGTAATGTGAGTATTATTGGACCTGTAGTCATAGGAGATAATGTTATCATTGGGGCAGGTTCTGTCATAGTAAAAAATGTGCCGTCTAACAGTATTGTTGCAGGTAACCCTGCAAGAGTGATTAAATTTGTTGATTAA
- a CDS encoding glycosyltransferase family 4 protein yields MIIKPKVLFILHFPPPVNGAAMVGQYIKDSELINRTFEADFVNLTASFSLKSIGKGGLGKMITILKILKNVFFNLKRKDYDLCYMTLTAKGVGFYKDFLIVVLLKMFRKKIVFHFHNKGVLKSSSNKLNNLLYNFTFKNTDSIVLSPSLSYDIEKYVDKDRIKVCPNGIPEILEDSASNMANVDNNDTCRFLFLSNMMEEKGVLVLLKALDQLKDKKVNFECHFIGAWSDISDIKFNTVVKEYELTNYVFAHGKKYGDEKAQYFLNSDVFVFPTFYHNECFPLVLLEAMQYSLPIISTPEGGIVDLVRNGKTGILVKQKSIEELTNQLQLMSENKILRENLGKAARMRYEELYTLSEFEKNFSAILNNIVANN; encoded by the coding sequence ATGATAATTAAACCAAAGGTGTTATTTATACTTCACTTTCCACCTCCTGTAAACGGAGCTGCAATGGTAGGGCAATATATAAAAGATAGTGAACTCATAAATAGAACTTTTGAAGCTGATTTTGTCAATTTGACGGCTTCATTTAGTTTAAAAAGTATTGGTAAAGGTGGGTTAGGTAAAATGATTACCATCTTAAAGATTTTAAAAAATGTTTTTTTTAATTTAAAGAGAAAAGACTATGATCTTTGTTATATGACACTAACTGCTAAAGGAGTTGGGTTTTATAAAGATTTTTTAATAGTTGTATTATTAAAAATGTTTCGAAAGAAAATTGTATTTCATTTTCATAATAAGGGAGTTTTAAAAAGTAGTTCGAATAAACTAAATAATTTATTATACAACTTCACCTTTAAAAATACTGATAGTATAGTACTTTCACCTTCTCTTTCATATGACATTGAAAAATATGTAGATAAAGATAGAATTAAAGTCTGTCCTAATGGTATTCCTGAAATATTAGAGGATTCTGCTTCAAACATGGCAAATGTAGATAATAATGATACTTGCAGGTTTTTATTTTTATCTAACATGATGGAAGAAAAAGGTGTGCTGGTATTACTTAAAGCTCTTGACCAATTAAAGGATAAAAAAGTAAATTTTGAATGCCATTTTATTGGTGCTTGGTCAGATATTAGTGATATAAAGTTTAATACAGTAGTCAAAGAGTATGAGCTTACAAATTATGTATTTGCACATGGAAAAAAGTATGGGGATGAAAAAGCCCAGTATTTTTTAAATTCTGATGTTTTTGTATTTCCAACTTTTTATCATAATGAATGTTTTCCACTTGTTCTTTTAGAGGCTATGCAATATTCTCTCCCAATTATATCGACCCCTGAAGGAGGAATCGTAGATTTAGTAAGAAACGGAAAAACCGGTATTTTAGTTAAACAGAAAAGCATTGAGGAACTTACCAATCAATTACAGTTAATGAGTGAAAATAAAATATTACGAGAAAATTTAGGCAAGGCAGCAAGAATGCGTTATGAAGAGTTATATACTCTTTCAGAATTTGAAAAAAACTTTAGTGCTATTCTTAATAACATTGTTGCGAATAACTAA